Sequence from the Pelodiscus sinensis isolate JC-2024 chromosome 30, ASM4963464v1, whole genome shotgun sequence genome:
aataggaagcaggttttaaacaatCCAAAGGCAGTAGTTCTTCACAGAATgcatagtaaacctgtggaactccttggaaAAGGATGCTGTGAAGGGGAAGGCTGTGACAGGGTTCCAGAAAGAGCtcgataaattcacggaggttaggttcatcaatggctattagccaggatgggcagggcaagtgtccctaacctctggaagagcagggaatgggcGAAGGAGaaaggatcacttgataattacctgctCTTTTCATTCCCACTAGCTATTGGCCATTGTCAAAGGACAGGGTACTGGCCAGATAGAACTGTGGTCTGACCATActcacttttctctcttcctctttggACTGTACCATTTTCAAGGCAGATGCTTTGTCTTTCTGTGCTCACTGCCAGTCAGTGCAGTACCAGGCGTGGGAGGCCCTGACCTAAGAGGCATTACCGTGTAAGAACCACCTACACCACCAGCCAAACTCAGCAATGCAGGCAGAGGAAGGAGGAGTGAGCATTTTCCTTTCAGGAACCCACTGGTGTTATTTTTCTCCTCTACCTCAGGACCGAGACCCATGTGGGGCCGGCCAACCACAGTATGGTGAATTACTTCATCCTTCTGGGGATCCCCAACACCGATGGCCTCCAGACCATCCTCTTCTTCACCTTCTTAGCCTTCTACCTCTGCACCCTGCTGGGCAACCTGCTCATCTTCTCAGCCGTCCTCGCCGACCCCagcctgcacacccccatgtacttcttcctcggCAACCTCGCTGTGCTTGACATTGGTTTTTCCTCCATCAGTACCCCTAAATTTCTGGCCAACCTCTGGGCCAACAGTAGAACCATCTCTCTGGGCGGGTGCATGGCCCAGGTCTTCTTCTATCACTTCCTGGGCAGCACCGAGTGCCTGCTCTACACGGTCATGGCCTTAGACCGGTACGTGGCCATTTGCTACCCGCTGCGCTACCTGGTCATCATGAACTGGCGGGTGTGCACTCTCCTGGCTGCCGGcacctggatcaccagctccttcCACGCCACCATCCTCACCAGCCTGACCTTCACGCTGCCCTACTGTAGGTCCAACGTGGTGGACTATTTTTTCTGTGACATATTCCCTGTGGCCAAGCTGGCCTGTGGGGACACGTACATCATTGAGACCGTGACCTTCACCAACACTGGAATGGTGCCCATGACTTGCTTCACTCTCATCCTCGTGTCCTACGTCCGCATTGTCTACACCGTTGTGAAGATGAATTCGGGTGAAGGGCGGCGCAAAGCGGCCTCCACTTGCGCCTCCCATCTGGCGGTGGTGATGCTCTTCTTCGGGCCCTGTGCTTTGATCTacacccagccccagctgagcAAAGTGCTGGTGACCCCTGTGCAGATCTTCGGCAATGTGGTCACACCCATGCTGAACCCGCTCATCTACACCCTGCGGAATAAGGAGGTGAAGACAGCTCTGAGAAAACTAAGAGGGGGTCAGACACCAGCACGTTGATGTCCAGCACCTGCAGGAGTAGCATGTGGGGCTGCAGAGAAATACACCTAGAAACACTTGTGCATGGCCGCTCTGCGACATTTGTGAACTCctttctccccatccccatccacGTATCGGGAGCTTGGAAATCTTAGAAATGGTCCTTAAAATATCACATTTTGACATGCTATAAGGCTGAAATGTTCAGTCAATAAAGGTActcagggtggggatgaggaagGATACATTCATGCTGGGATTTATGAGAGCGAGGCAGGAAATTATGttatagctaatgtgacaccaatatataaaaagggctttagaggtgatactggcaattacagagcagtaagtctaacgtcattACTGGGCAAATTaactgaaactatagtaaagaatcaAATTGTcagaacataatttgtttgggatccagtagatatagtgtacttagattgtcagaaagtctttgacaaagtccctcaccaaaggctcttaagtaaagtaagttgtcacggGATAAGAGGGAGGGTCCTTTCATTGATTGATAACtggacaagaaacaaagggtaggaataaatgggcaGTTTTCAGAGTGCagaaaggtaactagtggagtcccccaagggtctgtcctggaaccaatcctattcaacttatttataaatgatctgtagaaaggggtaaacagtgcggtggcaaaatttgcagatgataccaaactgctcaagacagttaagatcaaagcagaaaagcagactgtgaagagcttcaaaaagatctcatgcAACTAGGTTATTGGGCAACAAATTGGCAaaagaattttaatgttgataaatgaaacataatgcatattagaaaaaataatcccaactctcCATACAATATGATGAGGACTGATtgagctacagctactcaagagagagatcttggagtcactgtggatagctctctgtgggtatgtctacactacagtgctaattcgaactaacttagttcgaattagttaattcgaactaagctaattcgaactagcgcgtctagaactaaaaactagttcgaattagcgttttgctaattcgaactagcgcgtccacactgattggacgcaggggggcatttaagggcagctgaaaccggttctggcagggcatcaggtaagtagttgctttgtgtggctgctgtctgaggctatctgaggctcgagcttaaagggacccccctggacagccagttctcagcttttcctgctagcttgccaacctcgccgagggacagcaaagtgttggtctctgtgcccatctgtgtcggtgcttcccttcggggggggccgccgcaggtggcaacatggagccacagctcgccctgcaccttctggtgcactttctggacttgctgctgcaagcctgccagcaatggctcgaggctgcctggcaccacctggtgaacgtcagccccctgcctctccacctggccgccctgggggccgtggagaagccgcggcggcgcccaGGCACTGGCgtgcctgtgacggcgcgttgggggttccccgtctcctgcaccccgaaatggcacaaacagactgcaccagccggtggaatagaggaagtttattgcctctccaggatacagcacagcacagatgtaatctggttacaggaactgggctaggatgcctcaggcccccttgagatggggagactgggcccctaaactccagccccttcccctaggctctcctccatgccctccgacagccagccaccaactcactaacttccagccctgccccccagtcagggcagcattccaccttcctttgttcctctccatggggggtgtctggccactggttcaacaagtttggcattaccttggcctagtgaggttttccctgctgggtcttgctcgagacagcaggggtcaccacagcccagcaagttcccccccactacgtcacagttctcccccctccgagagcgaactgagcagggtcactccgctcgtgacctagggaagttcgggtcctctgtgtgggaacccgccctggggccatgggtgctccccttgactcgggccgaccgtggcgaggccccacatgagctggctttcCTCCGTCCACTCGCCACcccactccagggcgactggcacaggcctgtcctcgggggtcactcccacccttccactggcagtgatccctggccagggtctctcgggacggggccatgagcccagtgagccttctctggacagccagggtggcttccatccccgatgctccatccagggaggccttcccctcccatagctctctcagcaagcccagagggtcctctatctggggtagagacccccaagccgctttcctcctgtcttgggccttcccgcccctctggcaggagtcacaggaccggcag
This genomic interval carries:
- the LOC102460541 gene encoding putative olfactory receptor 10D4, encoding MEKLNKSFASVSMADNKLVDQGDPVDIVTETHVGPANHSMVNYFILLGIPNTDGLQTILFFTFLAFYLCTLLGNLLIFSAVLADPSLHTPMYFFLGNLAVLDIGFSSISTPKFLANLWANSRTISLGGCMAQVFFYHFLGSTECLLYTVMALDRYVAICYPLRYLVIMNWRVCTLLAAGTWITSSFHATILTSLTFTLPYCRSNVVDYFFCDIFPVAKLACGDTYIIETVTFTNTGMVPMTCFTLILVSYVRIVYTVVKMNSGEGRRKAASTCASHLAVVMLFFGPCALIYTQPQLSKVLVTPVQIFGNVVTPMLNPLIYTLRNKEVKTALRKLRGGQTPAR